In one window of Thermus aquaticus DNA:
- a CDS encoding glucodextranase DOMON-like domain-containing protein: MKRTFFTLVLALGAVFAQPLKVAILWHQHQPPYENPVTGQYEGPWVRMHGTNSYPWMAEVLKEFPEIKVTFDYTSTLLKQIEDYLSGKAKDAYWRVSEKPLGQLSQEERAFIVERFFDINPRFVEKSPRYKELQAKKIRGETFADQDLQDLRVLWNLYWINVDYIERDPGLKALYRKDRGFTQEDLAYVLKKHLELMATILPLHRELWERGQIDLITTPYYHPILPILIDKEAIRESNPALALPKEPIAWPEDARWQVRAGRDYFQKLFGKAPKGMWPPEGAVSQKAAELYAEEGIGFLVTDEAILGKSGFPVNPATLTRLYRVEKNGKQVVLFFRHRDLSDRIGFSYSQMPAERAVEDFIGTLLEIRRQVIGQNPNAVLTIALDGENAWENYPNNGNDFRRLLYKRLAEEQKKGTLETVLFSEVLNLPSLPIARLGTGGWAGDFAMWAGEPEENEAWDRLSRARQAVMAYKDQGGDPQVVEKAMGLIYAAQASDWFWWYGQDTGFPNHPPFDEAFRSILQAVYKTLGQKPPEELYIAVRPPVQPQGTPGRLKPNLDGRAEAEEWKGAAYLPDADGTTMQTPDDLIKGLYLGFDEQNVYLRVDLRDGTRALDLVGQGYRLHVYATTPREEGGAAFPEGGEVSLGFPLQQRITLDFNQVREGQGVLVRYAYRDGAWVLASSPADLAGRRAFVGDVVEMRIPYTTLKAEAGDTLRLAIVLEKEGRILDIAPNGNPLALSLPQRLAGKEVLVVKDPEGDEHGPGTYTYPKDQAFAPFKGLFDLLEMRILDGGATWTFVFTFKEMTNPWGAPAGFSHQLINVYIDYKEGGKTETFAKGAKVAFDPEHPWDLFLKAAGWPQYGQRVGFPDGTDTADGVVVASNPADKQVILQVDKKYFNPASGQKVCFYVLVGSQDGYGPDHFRPVGKEAGPWNLGGAGNEDAPLVVDYLWPEKGVQEAMLSQYGGGKYAVLKPYCVTWPAP, translated from the coding sequence ATGAAAAGAACCTTCTTCACACTCGTCTTGGCCTTGGGCGCTGTCTTTGCCCAGCCCCTCAAGGTGGCCATCCTGTGGCACCAGCACCAGCCCCCCTACGAGAACCCTGTCACCGGGCAATACGAGGGGCCATGGGTGCGCATGCACGGGACGAACAGCTACCCCTGGATGGCCGAGGTCCTCAAGGAGTTCCCCGAGATCAAGGTCACCTTTGACTACACTTCCACCCTCCTCAAGCAGATTGAGGACTACCTCTCGGGGAAGGCCAAAGACGCCTACTGGCGGGTCTCGGAAAAGCCCCTGGGCCAGCTTTCCCAAGAGGAGCGGGCCTTCATCGTGGAGCGTTTCTTTGACATCAACCCCCGCTTCGTGGAAAAAAGCCCCCGCTACAAGGAGCTCCAGGCCAAGAAAATCCGGGGCGAGACCTTCGCCGACCAGGACCTGCAGGACCTGCGGGTGCTCTGGAACCTCTACTGGATCAACGTGGATTACATTGAGCGGGACCCTGGGCTGAAGGCCCTTTACCGCAAGGACCGGGGCTTCACCCAGGAGGACCTGGCCTACGTCCTCAAGAAGCACCTGGAGCTCATGGCCACCATCCTGCCCCTCCACAGGGAGCTCTGGGAGCGGGGCCAGATTGACCTCATCACCACCCCCTACTACCACCCCATCCTGCCCATCCTGATAGACAAGGAGGCCATCCGCGAGTCCAACCCCGCCCTGGCCCTGCCCAAAGAGCCCATCGCCTGGCCGGAGGACGCCCGCTGGCAGGTCCGGGCCGGGCGGGACTACTTCCAGAAGCTCTTCGGCAAGGCCCCCAAGGGGATGTGGCCTCCCGAAGGGGCCGTGAGCCAGAAGGCCGCGGAGCTCTACGCCGAGGAGGGCATCGGCTTCCTGGTGACGGACGAGGCCATCCTGGGCAAGAGCGGCTTCCCCGTGAACCCCGCCACCCTCACCCGGCTTTACCGGGTGGAGAAAAACGGCAAGCAGGTGGTCCTCTTCTTCCGGCACCGGGACCTCTCGGACCGCATCGGCTTCAGCTACAGCCAGATGCCCGCCGAGCGGGCGGTGGAGGACTTCATCGGCACCCTCCTGGAGATCCGCCGCCAGGTGATCGGCCAGAACCCCAACGCTGTCCTCACCATCGCCCTGGACGGGGAGAACGCCTGGGAGAACTACCCGAATAACGGCAACGACTTCCGCCGCCTCCTCTACAAGCGCCTGGCGGAGGAGCAGAAGAAGGGCACGCTGGAAACCGTGCTCTTCTCCGAGGTCCTGAACCTCCCCTCCCTGCCCATCGCCAGGCTGGGCACCGGGGGCTGGGCCGGGGACTTCGCCATGTGGGCCGGGGAGCCGGAGGAAAACGAGGCCTGGGACCGGCTGAGCCGGGCCCGGCAGGCGGTGATGGCCTACAAGGACCAGGGTGGCGACCCCCAGGTGGTGGAGAAGGCCATGGGCCTCATCTACGCCGCCCAGGCCTCCGACTGGTTCTGGTGGTACGGCCAGGACACCGGCTTCCCCAACCACCCCCCCTTTGATGAGGCCTTCCGCTCCATCCTCCAGGCGGTCTACAAAACCCTGGGCCAGAAGCCCCCGGAGGAGCTCTACATCGCCGTGCGCCCCCCCGTGCAACCCCAGGGAACCCCAGGGCGGTTGAAGCCCAACCTGGACGGGCGGGCCGAGGCGGAGGAGTGGAAAGGGGCCGCCTACCTCCCCGACGCCGACGGCACCACCATGCAGACCCCGGACGACCTCATCAAAGGCCTCTACCTGGGGTTTGACGAGCAGAACGTCTACCTCCGGGTGGACCTGCGGGACGGGACCAGAGCCCTGGACCTGGTGGGCCAGGGGTATCGCCTCCACGTCTACGCCACCACCCCCAGGGAGGAGGGCGGGGCCGCCTTCCCCGAGGGCGGGGAGGTTTCCTTGGGCTTTCCTTTGCAACAACGGATCACTCTAGATTTCAACCAGGTACGGGAGGGTCAGGGGGTGCTGGTGCGCTACGCCTACCGGGACGGGGCCTGGGTTCTGGCCAGCTCCCCCGCCGACCTGGCGGGTAGGCGGGCCTTCGTGGGCGACGTGGTGGAGATGCGCATCCCCTACACCACCCTCAAGGCGGAGGCCGGGGACACCCTTCGCCTGGCCATAGTCCTAGAAAAAGAGGGTCGCATCCTGGACATCGCCCCGAACGGCAACCCCCTGGCCCTGAGCCTCCCCCAGCGCCTGGCGGGCAAGGAGGTGCTGGTGGTCAAGGACCCCGAGGGGGACGAGCATGGCCCCGGCACCTACACCTACCCCAAGGACCAGGCCTTCGCTCCCTTTAAGGGGCTCTTTGACCTCCTGGAGATGCGCATCCTGGACGGCGGGGCCACCTGGACCTTTGTCTTCACCTTCAAGGAGATGACCAACCCCTGGGGCGCCCCTGCCGGCTTCAGCCACCAGCTCATCAACGTCTACATAGACTACAAGGAAGGGGGCAAAACCGAGACCTTCGCCAAAGGGGCCAAGGTGGCCTTTGACCCCGAGCACCCCTGGGACCTCTTCCTCAAGGCGGCGGGCTGGCCCCAGTACGGCCAGCGGGTGGGCTTCCCCGACGGCACCGACACGGCGGACGGGGTGGTGGTGGCCAGCAACCCGGCGGACAAGCAGGTCATCCTGCAAGTGGACAAGAAGTACTTCAACCCCGCTTCCGGCCAGAAGGTCTGCTTCTACGTGCTGGTGGGGAGCCAGGACGGCTATGGTCCCGACCACTTCCGCCCCGTGGGCAAGGAGGCGGGCCCCTGGAACCTGGGCGGGGCAGGGAACGAGGACGCCCCCCTGGTGGTGGACTACCTGTGGCCGGAGAAGGGGGTCCAGGAGGCCATGCTCTCCCAGTACGGAGGCGGCAAGTATGCGGTCCTCAAGCCCTACTGCGTGACCTGGCCCGCGCCCTGA
- a CDS encoding nitrous oxide reductase accessory protein NosL, protein MERRRFLALLALPLLPKALAAPRALRVGVEACPYCFMTILDARHAAQAVNPQGKAFFYDDLACLLDQLSGWGGPQLKAQEVYLADFLESTRTQPLWVEAERAVLYHNPKVRTPMGSGLLAFKSRENLERHLKERPERRGGRVLTWKEALKEGEKRPWVPTDFLPPPRP, encoded by the coding sequence ATGGAACGCCGCCGCTTTTTGGCCCTCTTGGCCCTCCCCCTCCTCCCCAAGGCCCTGGCCGCCCCCAGGGCCCTCCGGGTGGGGGTGGAGGCCTGCCCCTACTGCTTCATGACCATCCTGGATGCCCGCCACGCCGCCCAGGCGGTGAACCCCCAGGGCAAGGCCTTCTTCTACGATGACCTCGCCTGCCTCCTGGACCAGCTTTCGGGCTGGGGCGGGCCCCAACTCAAGGCCCAGGAGGTCTACCTGGCGGACTTCCTGGAAAGCACCCGCACCCAGCCCCTCTGGGTGGAGGCGGAAAGGGCCGTCCTCTACCACAACCCCAAGGTCCGCACCCCCATGGGCTCGGGGCTTCTGGCCTTCAAGAGCCGGGAGAACCTGGAGCGGCACCTCAAGGAGCGGCCGGAGCGGCGGGGAGGCCGGGTCCTCACCTGGAAGGAGGCCTTGAAGGAGGGGGAAAAGCGCCCCTGGGTCCCCACGGACTTCCTCCCACCCCCTAGGCCGTGA
- a CDS encoding NUDIX hydrolase, producing the protein MRREILVVAAILMDRQGRVLLVGNDWGRKGLVRYTLPGGTVEPGETVPEALVREVREETGLRVKAIEHLAYVIQVEDRRKNERTLALAFRASYEGLLNPRDPDGHIVEARFFTLEEVAQKLAGHRPLQEPLMDYLQGERGRFYAYPGWGLEGVRV; encoded by the coding sequence ATGCGCCGCGAGATCCTGGTGGTGGCGGCCATCCTCATGGACCGCCAGGGGCGGGTCCTCCTGGTGGGCAATGACTGGGGGCGCAAGGGCCTGGTGCGCTACACCCTCCCCGGGGGAACGGTGGAGCCCGGGGAGACGGTTCCCGAGGCCCTGGTGCGGGAGGTGCGGGAGGAGACCGGCCTAAGGGTGAAGGCCATTGAGCACCTGGCCTACGTGATCCAGGTGGAGGACCGCCGCAAGAACGAGCGCACCCTGGCCCTGGCCTTTAGGGCCAGCTACGAGGGGCTTCTGAACCCAAGGGACCCCGACGGCCACATCGTGGAGGCCCGCTTCTTCACCCTGGAGGAGGTGGCCCAGAAGCTTGCGGGCCACCGCCCCCTCCAGGAGCCCCTCATGGACTACCTTCAGGGCGAGCGGGGGCGGTTTTACGCCTACCCGGGGTGGGGCCTGGAGGGGGTTAGGGTCTAG
- a CDS encoding nitrous oxide reductase accessory protein NosL, translating to MAKTRREVLAALGGLALAAPALAHMGHSQMGMSPGMGRDLIPPKPIPWEEATCAFCGMPIKTPEGEWRGRTFAKGFFEQTYSQISFKAPRPAPHNPKETVEALHFESLACMVNYAWVHGLKDGEGATFYVTDRGSYDPQNPQGSVRLIPARRATYYFGERMMVVMNAKLVAFDSPAKARAFAEAHKAQHGRQNFFTFQTLLDLAPLPEMNLVALLARHAGLLGGEKDHGHGHSH from the coding sequence ATGGCGAAGACGCGGCGTGAGGTTTTGGCGGCTTTAGGCGGTTTGGCGCTGGCGGCCCCGGCCCTGGCCCATATGGGGCACAGCCAGATGGGCATGTCCCCCGGGATGGGCAGGGACCTCATCCCCCCGAAGCCCATTCCCTGGGAGGAGGCCACCTGCGCCTTCTGCGGCATGCCCATCAAGACCCCGGAGGGAGAGTGGCGGGGGCGCACCTTCGCCAAGGGCTTCTTTGAGCAGACCTACAGCCAGATCTCCTTCAAGGCACCCCGGCCCGCCCCCCACAACCCCAAGGAGACCGTGGAGGCCCTCCACTTTGAGAGCCTCGCCTGCATGGTGAACTACGCCTGGGTCCACGGCCTGAAAGACGGGGAAGGGGCCACCTTCTACGTGACCGATCGGGGAAGCTACGATCCCCAGAACCCTCAGGGAAGCGTGCGCCTCATCCCCGCCCGGAGGGCCACCTACTACTTTGGGGAGCGGATGATGGTGGTGATGAACGCCAAGCTCGTGGCCTTTGATAGCCCCGCCAAGGCCCGGGCCTTCGCCGAGGCCCACAAGGCCCAGCACGGCCGGCAGAACTTCTTCACCTTCCAGACCCTCCTAGACCTGGCCCCCCTGCCCGAGATGAACCTGGTAGCCCTCCTGGCCCGGCATGCGGGGCTTCTGGGCGGGGAGAAAGACCACGGGCACGGCCACAGCCATTAG
- the prfA gene encoding peptide chain release factor 1 encodes MLDKLARLEEEYRELEALLADPEVLKDQKRYQALSRRYAEMGEIIALIREYRKVLEDLEGVESLLEDPELREVAKAEREALLARKEALERELERHLLPKDPMDERDAIVEIRAGTGGEEAALFARDLLEMYLRFAEEMGLETEILDSNPTDLGGFSKVVFEVRGPGAYGTFKYESGVHRVQRVPATETQGRIHTSTATVAVLPKAEESDFQLNMDEVRIDVMRASGPGGQGVNTTDSAVRVVHLPTGIMVTCQDSRSQIKNREKALMILRSRLLEMKRAEEAEKLRQARLAQIGTGERSEKIRTYNFPQSRVTDHRIGFTTHDLEGVLSGKLQPLLEALKRADQERQLEAMTEA; translated from the coding sequence ATGCTGGATAAGCTCGCGCGCTTAGAGGAGGAGTACCGGGAGCTGGAGGCCCTTCTCGCCGATCCCGAGGTCCTGAAGGACCAGAAGCGCTACCAGGCCCTTTCCCGGCGCTACGCCGAGATGGGGGAGATCATCGCCCTCATCCGGGAGTACCGCAAGGTCCTCGAGGACCTGGAGGGGGTGGAAAGCCTCCTGGAGGACCCCGAGCTCCGGGAGGTGGCCAAGGCGGAGAGGGAGGCGCTTTTGGCCCGCAAGGAGGCCCTGGAACGGGAGCTTGAGCGCCACCTCCTGCCCAAAGACCCCATGGACGAGCGGGACGCCATCGTGGAAATCCGGGCCGGCACCGGGGGCGAGGAAGCGGCCCTTTTCGCCCGCGACCTTTTGGAGATGTACCTGCGCTTCGCCGAGGAGATGGGGCTGGAAACCGAGATCCTGGACTCCAACCCCACGGACCTGGGCGGCTTCTCCAAGGTGGTCTTTGAGGTAAGGGGCCCCGGGGCCTACGGCACCTTCAAGTACGAGAGCGGGGTTCACCGGGTGCAGCGGGTACCGGCCACGGAGACCCAGGGGCGCATCCACACCTCCACGGCCACGGTGGCCGTTTTGCCCAAGGCGGAGGAGTCCGACTTCCAGCTCAACATGGACGAGGTCCGCATTGATGTGATGCGGGCCTCGGGGCCCGGGGGCCAGGGGGTCAACACCACCGACTCGGCGGTGCGGGTGGTCCACCTGCCCACGGGCATCATGGTCACCTGCCAGGACTCAAGGAGCCAGATCAAGAACCGGGAGAAGGCCCTCATGATCCTCCGTAGCCGCCTTCTGGAGATGAAGCGGGCCGAGGAGGCGGAAAAGCTCCGCCAGGCCCGCCTGGCCCAGATCGGCACCGGGGAGCGCTCGGAGAAGATCCGCACCTACAACTTCCCCCAGTCCCGGGTCACGGACCACCGCATCGGCTTCACCACCCACGACCTGGAGGGCGTCCTCTCGGGTAAGCTCCAGCCCCTTCTGGAGGCCCTCAAGCGGGCCGACCAGGAGCGCCAGCTGGAGGCCATGACGGAAGCGTGA
- a CDS encoding NosD domain-containing protein: protein MGPLLLSLALAAPVLKLTGEVEGPLVLSAPGLVVEGEGAVLRGTRGHTLSLLAPGIRVRGLEVVGAGKEEDFFEPDAAIYLKGCEGCLLEGVEVQGAPTAVRVEDSPKAQVRGLKARGLGRSPGVLVYRSPEAGVEGSQLSGYMDAIYVEYSPGMRIHKNLLERNGRYGFHVMFSWEVRVEANLSRENAVGNAVMHGAANLVAKNRLLDHKTPIGYGLLVQDERQSRVEANLFLGNTLGLVLLDAKEVAVRANRFLENGTALRITRERGENSAEVVENAFSGNLYDLLVDAPKAKARVRGNAYDRAPALPVPHLPSGSFALLLARQPELSLFALSPGVVLWESAETQVPGLRLLGLADPEPRPLPQEKKPNPAPLLLGLGGGLLWWRWRR from the coding sequence ATGGGCCCCCTTCTCCTGAGCCTGGCCCTGGCCGCCCCGGTCCTGAAGCTCACCGGGGAGGTGGAGGGCCCTCTGGTCCTCAGCGCCCCGGGCCTGGTGGTGGAGGGGGAGGGGGCGGTCCTTCGGGGGACGAGGGGGCACACCCTGAGCCTCCTGGCCCCGGGAATACGGGTGAGGGGCCTCGAGGTGGTGGGGGCCGGGAAGGAGGAGGACTTCTTTGAGCCCGACGCCGCCATCTACCTGAAGGGGTGCGAGGGATGCCTTCTGGAAGGGGTGGAGGTGCAAGGGGCCCCCACGGCGGTCAGGGTGGAGGACTCCCCGAAGGCCCAGGTGCGGGGCCTGAAGGCCCGGGGCCTGGGCCGCTCCCCTGGGGTCCTGGTCTACCGGAGCCCGGAGGCGGGGGTGGAAGGGAGCCAACTCTCGGGCTACATGGATGCCATCTATGTGGAGTACAGCCCCGGGATGCGGATCCACAAGAACCTGCTGGAGCGAAATGGCCGCTACGGCTTTCATGTGATGTTCTCCTGGGAGGTGCGGGTGGAGGCGAACCTGAGCCGGGAAAACGCCGTGGGCAACGCCGTCATGCACGGGGCCGCCAACCTGGTGGCCAAAAACCGGCTCCTGGACCACAAGACCCCCATCGGCTACGGCCTTCTGGTCCAGGACGAGCGACAAAGCCGGGTGGAGGCCAACCTCTTCCTGGGCAACACCCTGGGCCTGGTCCTCCTGGACGCCAAGGAGGTGGCGGTGAGGGCAAACCGCTTCCTGGAAAACGGCACCGCCCTCCGCATCACCCGGGAGCGGGGGGAGAACTCGGCGGAGGTGGTGGAAAACGCCTTTTCGGGCAACCTCTACGACCTCCTGGTGGACGCCCCCAAGGCCAAGGCCCGGGTGCGGGGCAACGCCTACGACCGGGCCCCGGCTCTTCCCGTACCCCACCTCCCCAGCGGGAGCTTCGCCCTCCTCCTCGCCCGGCAGCCGGAGCTCTCCCTTTTTGCCCTCTCTCCCGGGGTGGTCCTCTGGGAAAGCGCCGAGACCCAGGTGCCGGGCCTGAGGCTTCTCGGCCTGGCGGACCCGGAGCCGAGGCCCCTTCCCCAGGAGAAAAAGCCCAACCCGGCCCCCCTTCTCCTGGGGCTTGGCGGAGGTCTTCTATGGTGGCGGTGGAGGCGCTAG
- a CDS encoding dolichyl-phosphate-mannose--protein mannosyltransferase, whose protein sequence is MDFKGLLEKAKEAARSVAQEAEKRLQEIKEKLDQDKDGRPDVLEKALEEAEKALHEAKSRLADLDQDKDGVPDKLKEVSELAKKAAETAKAKAEEAAHLLRERLGKGE, encoded by the coding sequence ATGGATTTCAAGGGACTTTTGGAGAAGGCCAAAGAGGCGGCCAGGTCGGTGGCCCAGGAGGCCGAGAAGCGGCTTCAGGAGATCAAGGAGAAGCTGGACCAGGACAAGGACGGGCGGCCCGACGTCCTGGAAAAGGCCCTGGAGGAGGCGGAAAAGGCCTTGCATGAGGCCAAAAGCCGCCTGGCGGACCTGGACCAGGACAAGGACGGCGTTCCCGACAAGCTGAAGGAGGTCTCCGAGCTGGCCAAGAAGGCGGCGGAAACCGCCAAGGCCAAGGCCGAGGAGGCCGCCCACCTCCTCAGGGAGCGCCTGGGTAAGGGCGAGTAG
- a CDS encoding ABC transporter ATP-binding protein: MVAVEALVKRGRLFGLNLRAEGGVVGLLGPNGAGKSTLLAVLAGRLKPDGGRASLLGHDPRDPKALALRAYLPQAPRLFPHLKALEVLKGAQEVKGLTREALDEAVFRMGIEALLPRRVGELSGGQAKRLAIAASLMGNPTVWLLDEPTAALDPRGRERFWNWVRDKGEGVVLLALHDLEEAALAQRLVLLKGGRLLEEGPPEEVLGPRGERLPWLMEVVYGEDAA; the protein is encoded by the coding sequence ATGGTGGCGGTGGAGGCGCTAGTCAAGCGGGGGAGGCTCTTCGGCCTGAACCTCCGGGCCGAAGGCGGGGTGGTGGGGCTTCTCGGCCCCAACGGGGCGGGCAAGAGCACCCTTCTGGCCGTCCTGGCGGGGAGGCTCAAGCCCGATGGGGGAAGGGCTTCCCTCCTGGGCCACGACCCCAGGGACCCCAAGGCCCTGGCCCTCCGGGCCTACCTGCCCCAGGCCCCCAGGCTCTTCCCCCACCTGAAGGCCCTCGAGGTCCTGAAGGGGGCCCAGGAGGTGAAGGGCCTGACCCGGGAGGCCCTGGACGAGGCCGTCTTCCGCATGGGCATAGAGGCCCTCCTGCCCAGGCGGGTGGGGGAGCTCTCCGGGGGGCAGGCCAAGCGCCTGGCCATCGCCGCAAGCCTCATGGGAAACCCCACCGTCTGGCTTCTGGACGAGCCCACCGCCGCCCTGGACCCCAGGGGGCGGGAGCGGTTTTGGAACTGGGTCAGGGACAAGGGGGAAGGGGTGGTCCTCCTGGCCCTCCACGACCTCGAGGAGGCCGCCCTGGCCCAGCGGCTTGTTCTCCTCAAGGGGGGAAGGCTTCTGGAGGAAGGCCCCCCGGAAGAGGTCTTGGGCCCAAGGGGAGAGCGCCTCCCCTGGCTAATGGAGGTGGTCTATGGCGAAGACGCGGCGTGA
- a CDS encoding ZIP family metal transporter, with protein sequence MEAPLLYALLGGLFTWGLTALGAASVFLAREPSRKLLDGMLGFAAGVMLAASVFSLLVPGMEMAEAQGVTPWVPAVVGFLAGGALLRLLDRLLPHLHLGFPMEAREGIPTPWRRTTLLILAITLHNFPEGLAVGVAFGAAGLDPTGAATLGGAIALALGIGLQNLPEGLAVAWPLRRAGVGAGLAWFYGQLSAIVEPIGAVLGALLVQEMLVLLPYLMALAAGAMVFVIVEEVIPESQREGNGDVSTFGVMMGFALMMALDVALG encoded by the coding sequence ATGGAAGCGCCCCTCCTCTACGCCCTTTTGGGCGGGCTCTTCACCTGGGGCCTCACCGCCTTGGGAGCGGCCAGCGTCTTCCTGGCCCGGGAGCCCAGCCGCAAGCTCCTGGACGGGATGCTGGGCTTCGCCGCCGGGGTGATGCTGGCGGCTAGCGTCTTCTCCCTCCTCGTCCCCGGCATGGAGATGGCCGAGGCCCAGGGCGTGACCCCCTGGGTCCCCGCCGTGGTGGGCTTCCTGGCGGGAGGGGCCCTTCTCCGGCTTCTGGACCGCCTCCTGCCCCACCTGCACCTGGGCTTTCCCATGGAGGCCCGGGAAGGGATCCCCACCCCCTGGCGGCGCACCACCCTCCTTATCCTGGCCATCACCCTGCACAACTTCCCCGAGGGCCTGGCGGTGGGGGTGGCCTTCGGGGCGGCTGGCCTGGACCCCACGGGGGCGGCCACCCTGGGCGGGGCCATCGCCCTGGCCCTGGGAATCGGCCTGCAGAACCTGCCCGAGGGCCTGGCCGTGGCCTGGCCCCTGAGGCGGGCCGGGGTGGGGGCGGGCCTGGCCTGGTTCTACGGCCAGCTTTCCGCCATCGTGGAACCCATCGGGGCGGTCCTGGGAGCGCTTTTGGTCCAGGAGATGCTGGTCCTTCTCCCCTACCTCATGGCCCTGGCGGCCGGAGCCATGGTCTTCGTGATCGTGGAGGAGGTCATCCCCGAAAGCCAAAGGGAGGGCAACGGGGACGTCTCCACCTTCGGGGTGATGATGGGCTTCGCCCTGATGATGGCCCTGGACGTGGCCTTGGGCTAA
- a CDS encoding copper chaperone PCu(A)C, giving the protein MRRLLPILLFLFPALAQVVVVEPGWVRLVPPVVPDTAAYLTLVNRGQTPLRLVGAETPVASRVSLHRDHQEHKGGHAVLGMRPLPYVEVPPGGKVAFRPGGYHLMLEGLKRPLKAGEKVELTLLFQGGLKVKVVLPVERR; this is encoded by the coding sequence GTGAGGCGCCTTCTCCCTATTCTCCTCTTCCTCTTCCCCGCCCTGGCCCAGGTGGTGGTGGTGGAGCCGGGCTGGGTGCGCCTGGTGCCCCCGGTGGTCCCGGACACCGCCGCCTACCTCACCCTGGTGAACCGGGGCCAGACCCCCTTAAGGCTTGTGGGGGCCGAGACCCCCGTGGCCAGCCGGGTCTCCCTCCACCGGGACCACCAGGAGCACAAGGGGGGGCACGCGGTCTTGGGCATGCGCCCCCTGCCCTACGTGGAGGTTCCCCCGGGGGGTAAGGTGGCCTTCCGCCCCGGGGGCTACCACCTGATGCTGGAGGGTCTCAAGCGGCCCCTGAAGGCGGGGGAGAAGGTGGAGCTCACCCTCCTCTTCCAAGGGGGCTTGAAGGTTAAGGTAGTCTTGCCCGTGGAGAGGCGATGA
- a CDS encoding MazG family protein, whose translation MGGMERLLEVMRRLRGPGGCPWDRAQTHESLVPYLLEEAGEAADAILEGDPRAMAEELGDVLLQVAFHSVIAEERGTFTYADVEGRIVEKLIRRHPHVFGEATAKTPEEVKARWEELKAMEGKEEDPCGPRSLPALLKAYELQKKGLDRGSEEGLRRALAAGDLEEALWNLVGLFVERGLDPESALRRRSLKACRKA comes from the coding sequence ATGGGGGGCATGGAGCGGCTTCTTGAGGTCATGCGCCGCCTGCGGGGGCCCGGGGGGTGCCCCTGGGACCGGGCTCAGACCCACGAGAGCCTGGTCCCCTACCTGCTGGAGGAGGCGGGCGAGGCGGCGGACGCCATCCTGGAGGGGGACCCCAGGGCCATGGCCGAGGAGCTGGGGGACGTCCTCCTCCAGGTGGCCTTCCACAGCGTCATCGCCGAGGAAAGGGGCACCTTCACCTACGCCGACGTGGAGGGCCGCATCGTGGAAAAGCTCATCCGCCGCCACCCCCACGTCTTCGGGGAAGCCACGGCCAAGACCCCGGAGGAGGTCAAGGCCCGCTGGGAGGAGCTGAAGGCCATGGAGGGCAAGGAGGAAGACCCCTGCGGCCCCAGGTCCTTACCCGCCCTCCTCAAGGCCTACGAGCTGCAGAAGAAGGGCCTAGACCGGGGAAGCGAGGAGGGGCTTAGGCGGGCTTTGGCGGCAGGGGACCTGGAGGAGGCCTTGTGGAACCTGGTGGGGCTTTTCGTGGAAAGGGGCCTGGACCCCGAGAGCGCCTTAAGGCGGCGCTCCCTCAAGGCCTGCCGCAAGGCCTAG
- a CDS encoding SCO family protein → MKRFWPAFLILGLLGLGYLLVPKGSHSFFGTRLLNPKPVDFTLEGPKGPVRLADFRDKLVLIFFGFVHCPDVCPTTMISLKQVYENLSPEEQRRVQVIFISVDPERDTPEIADQYAKAFHPAFLGLTGSPEEVQEVARAFGVYYQKTAYRGPGAYLVDHTATTFVVQGGRLVLLLSPDKLNFAQNPGYLPKVVADLRALL, encoded by the coding sequence ATGAAGCGCTTTTGGCCGGCCTTCCTAATCCTGGGGCTTTTGGGCTTAGGCTACCTCCTCGTGCCCAAGGGTAGCCACAGCTTTTTCGGCACCCGCCTCCTGAACCCCAAGCCCGTGGACTTCACCCTCGAGGGCCCCAAGGGCCCCGTGCGCCTGGCCGACTTCAGGGACAAGCTGGTCCTCATCTTCTTCGGCTTCGTGCACTGCCCCGACGTCTGCCCCACCACCATGATCTCCCTGAAGCAGGTCTACGAGAACCTCTCCCCCGAGGAGCAGAGGCGCGTCCAGGTTATCTTCATCAGCGTGGACCCCGAGCGGGACACCCCGGAGATCGCCGACCAGTACGCCAAGGCTTTCCACCCCGCCTTCCTGGGCCTCACGGGAAGCCCCGAGGAGGTCCAGGAGGTGGCCCGCGCCTTCGGCGTTTACTACCAGAAGACCGCCTACCGGGGCCCCGGGGCGTACCTGGTGGACCACACCGCCACCACCTTCGTGGTCCAGGGGGGCAGGCTGGTCTTACTCCTAAGCCCCGACAAGCTCAACTTCGCCCAGAACCCGGGTTATCTTCCCAAGGTGGTGGCGGACCTGCGGGCCCTCCTGTAA